Proteins from one Anastrepha obliqua isolate idAnaObli1 chromosome 2, idAnaObli1_1.0, whole genome shotgun sequence genomic window:
- the LOC129237710 gene encoding calcyclin-binding protein, translated as MSMEDLRQDVAELNKLLDGVIRPRIRNTLLAAKAEIEKEIVTLEMKEHLATQKKAGGAVATPKRYLVELTEYAWDQSDKFVKLFVTLDGVQNIDESNVDVTFNENSLVLKVSDLKGKDYGLTINNLLDSINIEKSYRKVKNDMVAIYLKKNEEGKHWDHLTTIQKRLKQKSDAEFENSEDASPENALVNIMKKMYNSGDSKTKQMIAKAWTEGQQKAHLQNEI; from the exons ATGTCTATGGAAGAC TTGCGTCAAGACGTAGCGGAGTTGAATAAACTGCTCGACGGGGTTATACGTCCTCGTATTCGAAATACTTTACTTGCCGCTAAAGCCGAGATTGAGAAAGAAATTGTTACTCTAGAGATGAAAGAGCACCTTGCCACCCAAAAGAAAGCAGGGGGTGCAGTTGCAACACCGAAAAG ATATTTGGTGGAATTGACTGAATACGCTTGGGACCAGAGTGACAAGTTTGTAAAGTTGTTTGTTACATTGGATGGTGTCCAAAACATTGACGAATCGAATGTTGACGTCACATTCAATGAAAATTCATTGGTATTGAAAGTCAGCGATCTAAAGGGCAAAGATTATGGTTTGACTATCAACAACTTGCTCGATAGTATAAATATAGAGAAGAGCTATCGCAAAGTTAAGAATGACATGGTCGccatttatttaaagaaaaatgaggAAGGCAAACATTGGGACCACCTAACCACCATACAGAAGCGTTTGAAGCAAAAGTCGGATGCTGAATTCGAAAACTCCGAGGATGCTTCACCTGAAAATGCTCTTGTGAAcataatgaagaaaatgtataacagcggtgattcaaaaacaaaacaaatgattGCCAAGGCGTGGACTGAAGGCCAACAAAAAGCCCATTTACAGAATGAGATTTAA
- the LOC129238023 gene encoding uncharacterized protein LOC129238023 — protein sequence METNNVQLCRICISANVGCTQMISIFGEDSLWQKITTLAAVKIEKGDTLPQQVCVICAKNAISACLFKKKCEDADNFFRQQLLIQKFESRTSVGNHVASVQPEVDSTDQVPEVAAMESYGGSDCEEQPNHPHISASGHPNSAMTEEDDGEIKFPYCKQPFDFHSIRLMHEYMQQQLSKINGSHKGAGVGNSGGNSDACADDDEDPLPLIPEVEMLTPSDEGPVGGSNNDNMPAYGGVEQSALRGYQCPDCFQIFEMKQILKAHMQSVHGTQGPVYECTNCKKTYFYKRFLEKHVRRGRCVKKRRNQTRPMQCSDCHVLFPTGHHLGWHKRTGCPSRAAKMPLQQLLKQNIVEYNNFPKRVGIRKPENALYLHNRKIHIANSKRKGRTRIKLDSKKIALAKQLILREATTTVIANELNISRTFAWRLRKSLVNGVSLHERVIDTNGEEGDETAAQPMVADSTEQLPQAYPFAQQTDQVAHVECMVKREKSESDDESEEDVDAEVGFTRNNEAAHGEQGENNEAHSGTLQMSRQQIYSEQYSLTVDKQLRIEEPDLSGNSKIMKQQLLQLQQQQQANNANDDDDDDDDDDDDDDDDDDDDDDDDDDDDGNEDQNDGNDDDDDEDEETDNSVEKNDDAESAKQSEAQKLQIQQHQLQQKYQLQHPQIKQEQIQTSTALSHQLMHGTETPGHITSKDPTDHRQQLSNHGKEDVAQPNLPVINQFPSTVSAAIHQLPVNLSIRPIQGAQSNESESMRTSTSTTAGQVKKPRKPNVFIDDEKYAMAKTLVAQNSSTMEIARALNVSQMTAWKVRDAIVKGLPLSYRNKRDGRSASNGSSVCGETTGSAVSESVEQQMAHQLLLQQQLQQEKYRQEQLQLQQQQKRLQQQQQQEQQERLRLLQRQQQLKAQQSIQKHQQLQDQQQQQPQQDQGRNGVHYATSQPSSSPRYEQPATSTTAAATVKFVHPRRRLKAAEREQRDKEITREILELIREDSNIQYWKVSARLAEKGFPISPSSVCQKLKSMGIHRRWKPGDKPPMMVDIEQLKAVSAIAGNLVHPPNSADEGYDHQFDMGGAHFLSAFTR from the exons ATTGAAAAAGGTGACACCCTCCCGCAACAAGTGTGTGTGATATGTGCCAAAAACGCGATTTCTGCGTGTCTCTTCAAGAAGAAGTGCGAAGATGCCGATAATTTCTTTCGACAGCAACTACTCATACAAAAGTTCGAGAGTAGGACTTCGGTTGGGAATCATGTGGCGTCCGTGCAACCAGAAGTCGACTCCACCGATCAAGTTCCCGAAGTGGCCGCAATGGAAAGCTATGGCGGGAGCGACTGTGAAGAACAGCCCAACCATCCACATATCAGTGCCAGCGGACATCCTAATAGTGCAATGACCGAAGAAGATGATGGAGAAATAAAGTTTCCATATTGCAAGCAACCATTCGATTTCCATTCGATACGCCTAATGCACGAGTACATGCAACAGCAGCTAAGCAAAATAAATGGTTCCCATAAGGGCGCGGGAGTTGGCAATAGCGGAGGAAATTCGGACGCTTGCGCTGACGATGATGAAGATCCACTACCGCTCATACCTGAAGTCGAAATGTTAACACCGTCCGACGAAGGGCCCGTCGGTGGCAGCAACAACGATAACATGCCTGCTTACGGCGGCGTCGAACAATCTGCATTGCGTGGCTACCAATGTCCTGACTGCTTCCAAATTTTCGAAATGAAACAGATTCTCAAGGCACACATGCAAAGCGTACATGGCACACAGGGCCCTGTATATGAGTGTACGAATTGCAAAAAGACATACTTTTATAAGCGATTCCTGGAGAAGCACGTGCGGCGCGGACGTTGCGTCAAAAAGCGACGCAATCAAAC acgTCCGATGCAGTGTTCTGATTGTCATGTTTTATTTCCCACTGGACATCATTTAGGTTGGCATAAACGCACGGGCTGTCCATCTCGGGCTGCTAAAAT GCCGTTGCAGCAGCTTCTGAAGCAGAATATAGTGGAATACAACAACTTTCCGAAACGCGTTGGCATACGAAAACCGGAGAATGCGCTTTACCTGCATAACAGAAA AATTCATATAGCCAATAGTAAACGCAAAGGACGTACTCGTATCAAGCTGGATTCGAAGAAAATTGCTTTGGCGAAGCAGCTAATTCTGCGCGAGGCCACTACTACCGTCATAGCCAACGAGCTGAATATTTCCCGAACATTTGCTTGGCGTTTGCGTAAGAGTCTTGTGAATGGGGTGAGTCTGCATGAGCGCGTCATCGACACCAATGGTGAAGAGGGTGATGAAACCGCGGCTCAACCTATGGTAGCAGACAGTACTGAGCAGCTACCGCAGGCATATCCTTTCGCACAACAAACCGACCAAGTCGCTCATGTTGAGTGTATGGTGAAGCGAGAAAAATCAGAGAGTGATGATGAGTCCGAGGAAGATGTAGATGCAGAGGTGGGTTTTACGCGAAATAATGAGGCAGCCCATGGAGAGCAGGGGGAAAATAATGAAGCGCACAGTGGAACATTACAAATGTCTCGACAACAAATTTATTCAGAACAGTATAGCCTAACAGTGGACAAGCAGCTACGCATTGAAGAACCGGATCTATCTGGTAATAGTAAAATAATGAAGCAACAACTGCTGCaattgcaacagcaacaacaagcgaaTAATGCGAAcgacgatgatgatgacgatgatgacgacgatgatgatgatgatgacgatgacgatgatgacgatgacgacGATGATGACGACGACGGTAATGAAGATCAAAACGATGgcaacgatgatgatgatgatgaagatgaagaGACTGATAATTCTGTTGAAAAAAATGACGATGCTGAAAGCGCTAAACAAAGTGAAGCACAGAAactacaaatacaacaacatcAACTACAGCAAAAGTATCAACTGCAGCACCCACAAATAAAGCAAGAACAAATTCAAACAAGCACAGCTCTTTCTCACCAACTAATGCATGGTACTGAAACGCCAGGACATATAACCAGCAAGGATCCTACAGATCATCGTCAACAATTGTCAAATCATGGTAAAGAAGATGTTGCTCAGCCGAATTTGCCAGTTATAAATCAATTTCCGTCCACAGTTTCTGCCGCTAT acatcAACTCCCAGTGAATTTATCCATTCGTCCCATCCAAGGTGCACAAAGCAATGAATCGGAGAGCAT GCGGACTTCGACATCAACAACAGCAGGTCAGGTAAAGAAGCCGCGTAAGCCGAACGTTTTCATTGATGATGAGAAATACGCGATGGCCAAGACGCTCGTCGCGCAGAATTCATCCACCATGGAGATTGCACGCGCTCTCAACGTTTCGCAGATGACAGCTTGGAAGGTGCGCGATGCCATTGTCAAAGGACTGCCTTTGTCGTATCGCAACAAGAGAGACGGGCGTAGTGCTTCGAATGGGTCGAGTGTTTGCGGTGAAACGACTGGAAGTGCAGTATCGGAAAGCGTGGAACAACAGATGGCTCATCAATTGCTATTGCAACAGCAACTGCAACAAGAGAAATACCGTCAGGAGCAGTTACaattgcaacaacagcaaaaacgattgcagcagcagcaacaacaagaacaacaagaaCGCTTGCGTTTGCTGCAAAGACAACAACAGTTAAAGGCACAACAAAGTATTCAAAAACACCAGCAACTACaagatcaacaacaacaacagcctcaACAAGACCAGGGACGAAATGGGGTGCATTATGCGACGTCGCAACCATCATCGTCGCCACGATACGAACAACCTGCTACCAGTACCACGGCGGCAGCCACGGTAAAATTTGTGCATCCACGACGTCGTTTGAAAGCGGCCGAGCGTGAGCAACGCGATAAGGAAATCACACGAGAAATACTCGAGCTCATACGCGAAGACAGTAATATTCAGTATTGGAAAGTGTCTGCGCGCCTTGCCGAGAAAGGCTTTCCAATTTCGCCATCGTCCGTATgtcaaaaactcaaatcaatGGGCATACATCGACGATGGAAACCGGGCGATAAGCCACCAATGATGGTAGACATAGAGCAGCTGAAAGCGGTGAGTGCCATAGCCGGCAATCTGGTGCATCCACCAAACTCTGCCGATGAAGGCTATGACCATCAATTCGACATGGGTGGCGCACACTTTCTTAGTGCCTTTACGCGATGA